The stretch of DNA CCGCTTCCAGGTGCTTTACAGTCTAACTTAGCAATGCTTCTCTAAGCCACAAGGCTAACATACTATGACATAGGGGGGAGCATGGGTGCGCGGCTGGTAGAAATCTTACAAGAAATGCTGAACGACGAAAGCATCTATCCTTCGACATTCAACATTCCTTGTAAGATATTCGAAATTCAACCCATCCCTTTCCAGTCGCTATCCGTCAGTACCGGAATGTCTTCCTGGTGAACCGGCATCATGCCTTTGGTCTCTGCCTGCCAGTCATCATCCAACACAACAGAAACGCGGTCATTGTGGATGAGGACCGGGCCGTTGTAGCGGTGCTCGCGCGGGCCGTTTTCGAGTTTCAGTACACCGCGGGGACATACTGCTGCGCATACACCACAACCCACGCAGGAAGAACGAACGATATTCTGGCCGCGCTGGGCGTACCAGCGGACGTCGATGCCCATTTCACAATACGTGGAGCAGTTGCCGCAGGAAATACACTGGCCGCCGTTGGTGGTGATGCGGAAGCGGGAGAACCATTTCTGCAGCATCCCGAGCGTAGCCGCCATGGGGCAGCCAAAGCGGCACCAGACACGGTTGCCGAAGATCGGATAGAAGCCGGTGCCTACCACGCCGGCAAAGATCAACCCGATAAGAAATCCATACCACTTGGAGAACGACGCTGAAGCTTGTCCGAGCACTGCCCCACTTGTCGCAGAGTTCGTCCAGAGTAACGCCGTGGTTACAACAACAAAGACAACAACGCCGTGGATAATGTACCGCTCATATTTCCAGGCTTTGACGGAATTATCAGACAGATGCCTGAACGGGTCACCCAGGGTTTCAGCCAGTCCGCCACAACCGCATACCCAGGAGCAATACCATCTTTTGCCATAAAAGAACGTGAGGATGGGTGTGGCGAGGAAGAACATCAATCCTCCCCAAAAGACCATAAACACGCCGAGCTTACCAGAGCCCGTTAGCCAATCGATGCTTGAAGGCCAGAGGTAGTCGTACTTGAGGGGCCAGAAGTAGGAAAAGTAAAACTCGGGCTGGTTGAACATCACCAGCAGCGAGGGAATGAGGAACGCAAAGCCGAGTTGGAAGAACATCACTGAAATGGTGCGCAGAATCTGGTATTTGTTGTGGCGATACTTGTAAAGCATCCGCACGCCCATTATGAGTACAGCAAGGGTGTAAAGGGTGCCGTACATGAACCATTTATCTGCCGGCTGATTGCGCAGCAGCTGACTCAACGGCTCAAAAATGGTTACGAAGTTGGCCAGCCACGCGTCTTGCCAGTAGAGGATGATGTAGAAGCCGGTAAATACAATGCCGAGGGTCCAGCCAACCAGGCCTTTCACGCCGGCCATGGCGGAGTTCAGCCACACGCCATCGTTGTTGATGCCTGCCGGCCGGTTGAGGTAGCGCTGGAAATAGATGAAAGCACTCGTTGCAATGGCGGCCAGTCCGCCCCAGAACATGAGGGCCGGCTGGTCGATGCCAATCCCCCACAGGGCCACAACCCAGGTAAGGAGCCCGAGGCCCAGAATAACCATCCCCACCCGCTCCATCGCCGTAAACTTGGCGGTTGGGCTTGTCAATTGAAAAGTAACGTCGTATCGCTGCATGGTGATATAGGTCGTAAATAATTTGGGGAGGGTGGTTATCCAAAGATGTTTGCAAGGACGCCTTTCTTCGGCGCCATTTGCACGGGATTGTCCGGGTTTTGCCGGTTGTAGGTTGCTACCAGCTCGGGCTCGTATTTCTTGTAGAATTCCGGGTCGAAATTCGCTTCAGCCAGATGGGTCAACACATAGTCAATGGTGCGTTTCTCCAGCAGCCACTTTTCGCAAAGCGCGTGGCGAAACCGGATGCCCAGTAAATTGAATCCAACAACCTGCTGGTTGTCTTTCCGGTAGTTGATGCGGATGAGCTCTTTCTTCCGATCGCTAATCCAGAGCAGCGTTTCGATGCCTTCTTCTGGTTTGGCAGAGATGGTCCCGTAGGTCTGGTACTCAATTGAGAAGAACTTGGCGGAGTTGAAGAAAAGCGGTGGATTGTATCGTTGCTGTACGCCGCAAATGGTGCGGGCAACGGTTTTCCCCTGGTGCCGGCCGGTGTACCAGAGCTGGTCAATCCGGCGGTAGCCAATCCCATCTTCCCGAAACTCAGCGCAGTCGCCAATCGCGTACACATCCGGCATGTTGGTCTGCAAAAATTCGTCTACCAGCACTCCGCGGTTGGTTTCCACATCCGACGCTTCTACAATCCCAATGTTGGGCGCAACCCCCGTGGTGAGGCCAAGAAATTGGCAGGGAATTTCTTCGTCTTTGCTGGACACAATCGCGCGCACCCGCCCGTCATTGTCGCCCAAGGCTTCTTTAAGCTCAGTTTGTAACTGCAAGTCTACATGGTGATCGCGAATTTCCTGGTTAATGATCTGCGACTCCTCAAGCGGAAACAGGTGCTCGAAGTAATTGGTCTCGCGCACCAGAAATGTAACGGGTATGTTACGCGAATGCAGCATCTCCACCATCTCAATGCCAATCAGTCCCCCACCAACAACCACAGCCCGGTTGATGTCTTTGGTGTAGGTTTCCATTGCTTCGAGGTCGGGAATGCCATACAGCCCCTGCACGCCTTTCAGGTCTTGCCCTGGCCAGCCAAAGAAGCGCGACTTGGAGCCTGTGGCGATGATCAGCACATCGTAGTTGATCGCATTGCCTTGTTCGAGACTCAGCGATTTGCCGGCGGCATCGATACCCGTCACGCGGTCGTGGATCAGGTCAATCCGGTTTTTCTCCCAGAAGTGGTCTTCGTACGGTTTGGTATCCTGGTACCGCATGTGGCCCATGTAGATGTACATGAGGGCGGTGCGAGAGAAAAAGTGTTTGGTCTCGGCGGATATGATGGTGATGTTGAAATCACTCCACTTCCGGATATACCGGGCTGCCGTAACGCCGGCGATCCCGTTTCCGATGATTACTACGTTTTTAGACATGGGCTGCTTGTTATACAAAAAGGTCGGTGGCAAGATAAGGCATGCTTGCGCGTCTACAAAGATAGTGGGCAGGAATTGCAGATCGTTACAAGATTGAGTGTCGAATGCCGAATTTCGATTGCCGAATGAGGGGTGACGAAGCGCTCCTTTCATGTCCTCCTGAGCCTGCGAAGGATCTCTTGACGAATAGCATCCGGCTCTTTTAACAATAGCACCCTGCTCTCCTCCATGTAATCCTGAACTTCGTGAAGGATCTGGGCAAGCAGTATGCCATCCTATCCCTCGCTTGTTGCTAAAAAGAATGGGTCCCGGATCAAGTCCGGGATGACGTCAAGGGATGGTAGGAGGCGTAAAGAAGGCGGTAAGTTGCCGGCATCCTTGCTAGCCCCAATCGGCACTCGACAATCGGCATTCGACACTAAAATCCCCCGAGGCAGAACAACACTGCACCTAACGATTACCAGAACAAAACCAACCGGCAAACCTCCTCCCCCCGTGACGTACGGTATCACAGGAAATATCACCAAGCAGGAAATCTGGACCCCCATCGGGACCCTCGTCGCCTGGTTGCTAAAAGAGAGTATCCCCTTTGTGTTGGAAACAGCTGTAGCTTCAGGATTGGTGAAGCGCGAACTGCTCAGCAGCGAGCACGCTGCAAAGTATGGCAATCCGAACCTGCCGCAAGCCTCAGACGTGATTCTTTCATTTGGTGGTGATGGCACACTGTTGTCCACCGCGCATAACGTAGGCGCACACCAGACCCCAATACTCGGCGTCAACTTTGGCCGGCTCGGGTTTCTTGCAGATACAGAAGTAAGCAACCTCAACGATACAATTCGCCGGCTTGAGCAAGGTGCCTACCGGATACAGGAGCGGATGGTACTGGAAGCCCGGTTTGAAGGCAAAGAAGGCCCTGAAGTGCACTGGGCGCTAAACGACTTTGTACTAGAGCGCAGCCTGATGCCGCAGCTGATCTCGGTGGAAGTCAGTGTAGACGGTGCCCCACTCACAACCTACTGGGCAGATGGCTTGATTATCTCAACCCCCACCGGGTCCACAGCGTACGCGCTGTCCGTTGGTGGCCCCATCCTCGCGCCAGGCAGCAACGTGATGGCATTGACCCCGATTGCGCCGCATACACTGACAGTTAGGCCTTTGGTATTGCCGGCGTCTGCCATCATTACCGCCGACGTACAGGCCAACAACTTTGTCTTCGCCGCTGACGGCCGCAGCACCAGCTTCGAAGGCACCAGCCCCCAGTTCTCCATCAAACGCGCTCAACACAGCGTAAGGCTGATTAAATTGCCTGAACAAGATTATTTTCAAACCTTGAGGTCGAAGCTTCGGTGGAGCGGCAGGTAAAAGTGCCGAGTTTCGAATGCCGAGTGTTTGCAGCATGGCACTATCCCTCACCCACGTCGTCCTGAGCAAAGCGAAGGATCTGGGCGAGCAATCAACCTGGCAAAACCACTGCCCTACAGGCAAAGCACCACATCTGCCAGCCCAAGCAATTCGACACTCGACACTCGGCAATCGACATTCCCCACCCCTTCTCTCAAAAACTTCATCAAGCCTGTAATTTTTTCCGGATCATTTATCAGGGGAAAGGCTATAAGCGTAACAATTTTCAGTCCTCGCTGGTCGGGTAGCTCAGTTGGTAGAGCAATGGACTGAAAATCCATGTGTCGGCGGTTCGATTCCGCCCCCGACCACACGAAAGCCCAAGATGAGCCATGCCGGCTTGTGTTGGGCTTTTTCGTTTTCATATCATGGCGCCACGATTTATCACCATAACACGCCCACTCGTTCAATTCGGCAAACGAAAGCCGCAATGAGGTTAGTTTCAAACCGCTTATATGTCTGCATCGTTCTGATAGATCGCTAATTTCCAAATCCTCTTTACCTTGCCGGTACCTCTTCGACATGGATTTTTCGCTTATTACTTTAGCTACCGTCGGATCTATCTGGCTAATCAGATTTCTTGCGATACGTCTCAATTTCTATCCTGTTGGCCCTAAAACAACGGCATGGCAAAGACTCACATCTTCTACCAACCTGGACATAGTACCTGCCACATCTTTTAAAGCACCGTGTCTGAAAGGCGAGTATCGCGGCTTG from Bacteroidota bacterium encodes:
- a CDS encoding 4Fe-4S dicluster domain-containing protein, which gives rise to MQRYDVTFQLTSPTAKFTAMERVGMVILGLGLLTWVVALWGIGIDQPALMFWGGLAAIATSAFIYFQRYLNRPAGINNDGVWLNSAMAGVKGLVGWTLGIVFTGFYIILYWQDAWLANFVTIFEPLSQLLRNQPADKWFMYGTLYTLAVLIMGVRMLYKYRHNKYQILRTISVMFFQLGFAFLIPSLLVMFNQPEFYFSYFWPLKYDYLWPSSIDWLTGSGKLGVFMVFWGGLMFFLATPILTFFYGKRWYCSWVCGCGGLAETLGDPFRHLSDNSVKAWKYERYIIHGVVVFVVVTTALLWTNSATSGAVLGQASASFSKWYGFLIGLIFAGVVGTGFYPIFGNRVWCRFGCPMAATLGMLQKWFSRFRITTNGGQCISCGNCSTYCEMGIDVRWYAQRGQNIVRSSCVGCGVCAAVCPRGVLKLENGPREHRYNGPVLIHNDRVSVVLDDDWQAETKGMMPVHQEDIPVLTDSDWKGMG
- a CDS encoding FAD-dependent oxidoreductase, with amino-acid sequence MSKNVVIIGNGIAGVTAARYIRKWSDFNITIISAETKHFFSRTALMYIYMGHMRYQDTKPYEDHFWEKNRIDLIHDRVTGIDAAGKSLSLEQGNAINYDVLIIATGSKSRFFGWPGQDLKGVQGLYGIPDLEAMETYTKDINRAVVVGGGLIGIEMVEMLHSRNIPVTFLVRETNYFEHLFPLEESQIINQEIRDHHVDLQLQTELKEALGDNDGRVRAIVSSKDEEIPCQFLGLTTGVAPNIGIVEASDVETNRGVLVDEFLQTNMPDVYAIGDCAEFREDGIGYRRIDQLWYTGRHQGKTVARTICGVQQRYNPPLFFNSAKFFSIEYQTYGTISAKPEEGIETLLWISDRKKELIRINYRKDNQQVVGFNLLGIRFRHALCEKWLLEKRTIDYVLTHLAEANFDPEFYKKYEPELVATYNRQNPDNPVQMAPKKGVLANIFG
- a CDS encoding NAD(+)/NADH kinase translates to MTYGITGNITKQEIWTPIGTLVAWLLKESIPFVLETAVASGLVKRELLSSEHAAKYGNPNLPQASDVILSFGGDGTLLSTAHNVGAHQTPILGVNFGRLGFLADTEVSNLNDTIRRLEQGAYRIQERMVLEARFEGKEGPEVHWALNDFVLERSLMPQLISVEVSVDGAPLTTYWADGLIISTPTGSTAYALSVGGPILAPGSNVMALTPIAPHTLTVRPLVLPASAIITADVQANNFVFAADGRSTSFEGTSPQFSIKRAQHSVRLIKLPEQDYFQTLRSKLRWSGR